The Caldisericota bacterium genome includes a window with the following:
- a CDS encoding reductive dehalogenase codes for MSNKVGKWFESSPYTVNNKIITRFDQRKNIFGRILNDTKAPFYKKSMYKNVKKILTQKNKGYSRIEFAKVLGAWAVYDYFYKAFSWERPTEQNNIMDKPDLRKYPVKNRRTMSKEVKDAAKLYGASLLGICEINPLWIYSTNLFEQPIDIPDNYKYAIVMAMHVDDKLLKSSPTFPACAASAIGYSKMAFCIACLAEFIRNLGYNAIPMGNDTALSIPLAIDAGLGELGRNGLLITPQYGPNVKICKVFTDLPLEPDEPIEFGVANFCKKCKKCAEACSADAIQFETEPSFKTVSLSNNPGILRWAVDHDKCYTFWIKNGGDCSNCIVVCPFTPSSV; via the coding sequence ATGAGTAATAAGGTTGGCAAATGGTTTGAATCATCTCCCTACACCGTTAACAATAAAATTATTACACGGTTTGATCAAAGGAAAAACATATTTGGGCGAATACTCAATGATACAAAAGCGCCTTTTTATAAAAAAAGCATGTACAAGAATGTTAAAAAAATTCTTACTCAAAAGAACAAGGGGTATTCCCGGATTGAATTTGCCAAAGTTTTAGGAGCATGGGCTGTTTATGATTATTTTTACAAAGCATTTTCTTGGGAAAGGCCAACCGAGCAGAACAACATTATGGATAAGCCTGACCTTAGGAAATATCCTGTCAAAAATAGAAGAACAATGAGCAAAGAAGTTAAAGACGCAGCAAAGTTGTATGGTGCATCTCTTTTGGGTATATGCGAAATCAACCCGCTCTGGATATACTCAACTAATTTGTTTGAGCAGCCAATTGATATCCCAGATAACTATAAATATGCAATTGTTATGGCAATGCACGTGGATGACAAGTTACTTAAAAGTTCTCCAACCTTTCCGGCTTGTGCCGCCAGCGCAATTGGGTACTCAAAAATGGCTTTTTGTATAGCATGTCTTGCAGAATTTATTAGAAATTTGGGATATAATGCTATTCCAATGGGTAATGACACTGCTTTAAGCATCCCGCTTGCAATTGATGCTGGTCTTGGAGAATTAGGGCGGAATGGTTTATTAATTACGCCCCAGTATGGGCCAAATGTAAAAATATGTAAAGTATTTACAGATTTACCGCTGGAACCAGATGAACCTATCGAGTTTGGAGTTGCAAACTTTTGTAAGAAATGCAAAAAATGTGCAGAGGCATGTTCTGCTGATGCCATACAATTTGAAACAGAACCCTCTTTTAAAACAGTATCCCTATCGAATAACCCTGGGATATTACGTTGGGCTGTAGATCATGACAAGTGCTATACGTTTTGGATTAAAAACGGAGGTGATTGTTCAAATTGTATTGTTGTATGTCCTTTTACTCCTTCATCCGTTTAA
- a CDS encoding peptide ABC transporter substrate-binding protein codes for MFKKAVIVVVALALIVGFAGCAPAAEETPKVEQVLTYNVGAEPQFFDPRKATGIPEFTMLLNLFDGLMRYDIQGQLVLSMAESYDVSDDGLVWTFHLRDAKWSNGEPVTAYDFEYSWKTALAPKTESEYAYQMYYLKNGAAYNSGDITDPDLVGVKALDDKTLVATLEAPTVYFTSLLTFTTYLPINKKLDMENPDWAKSADNFISNGPFTITKWEHNHQIEMVKNSNYWDADKVKLDKIVFLMVEESSTELMMFENGEIDFGNNPPLPEMDRLKSEGILTISPYLGTYYYMCNVTEPPFDNVLVRKAFAAAIDRESIVTNVTKGGQLPATAFVPGGIPDAAPGAEFRDVGGTYFEPYEPEKAKQYLAEAGYPNGEGFPEFVLLYNTSEGHKIIAEAIQGMWKDTLGVTCTLTNQEWKVYLDNRSKLNYQIARAGWIGDYTDPMTFIDMWVTDGGNNDTGWSNLDYDNFVAIAKGTGDQAVRMKAMHDAEDILMDEMPIIPIYFYTNLNLIKPYLKDYYISALGYTDFKLAYIEEH; via the coding sequence ATGTTTAAAAAAGCAGTAATTGTAGTGGTAGCACTAGCGTTAATAGTAGGTTTTGCCGGATGCGCACCGGCAGCCGAAGAAACTCCAAAAGTAGAACAGGTATTAACGTACAATGTGGGAGCTGAACCACAGTTTTTTGATCCAAGAAAAGCAACAGGAATACCAGAATTTACAATGTTGCTTAATCTTTTTGATGGGTTAATGAGGTATGACATTCAAGGACAGTTAGTCCTATCCATGGCAGAAAGCTACGACGTTTCTGATGATGGTCTAGTCTGGACATTTCATCTAAGAGATGCAAAATGGTCAAATGGCGAACCTGTTACTGCTTATGATTTTGAATATTCCTGGAAAACTGCTCTGGCACCTAAAACTGAATCTGAGTATGCTTACCAGATGTACTATCTCAAAAATGGAGCAGCATATAACAGCGGGGATATTACAGATCCTGACCTAGTAGGCGTAAAAGCTTTGGATGACAAAACACTTGTAGCGACTTTAGAGGCACCAACTGTTTACTTCACTTCACTTCTTACCTTTACTACTTATCTTCCAATAAATAAGAAGCTTGATATGGAGAATCCTGATTGGGCAAAATCTGCAGATAATTTTATTAGCAATGGGCCATTTACGATTACAAAATGGGAACATAACCATCAAATTGAAATGGTAAAGAATTCAAATTATTGGGATGCTGATAAGGTTAAATTAGATAAGATTGTTTTCCTTATGGTCGAAGAAAGCTCCACGGAATTAATGATGTTTGAGAACGGAGAAATAGATTTTGGAAACAATCCACCTTTACCTGAAATGGACAGACTAAAGAGCGAAGGAATTTTGACAATCAGCCCGTATCTTGGAACATATTATTATATGTGTAACGTAACGGAGCCTCCATTTGACAATGTACTTGTAAGGAAAGCTTTTGCTGCTGCAATTGATAGAGAATCAATTGTAACAAATGTGACAAAAGGTGGCCAGCTACCTGCAACAGCATTTGTTCCGGGAGGAATACCCGATGCTGCACCAGGAGCAGAGTTTAGAGATGTTGGTGGTACCTATTTTGAACCGTATGAGCCTGAAAAAGCAAAGCAATATTTAGCTGAAGCCGGTTATCCAAACGGCGAAGGATTTCCGGAATTTGTTCTTCTTTACAATACAAGTGAAGGCCATAAAATTATTGCAGAGGCAATTCAGGGAATGTGGAAAGATACTTTAGGTGTCACTTGTACTCTGACCAACCAGGAATGGAAGGTTTACCTTGACAATCGGAGCAAATTGAACTATCAGATTGCAAGAGCAGGCTGGATTGGCGATTATACCGATCCTATGACATTTATTGATATGTGGGTCACAGATGGCGGAAATAATGATACCGGCTGGAGTAATCTTGATTATGATAATTTTGTTGCTATTGCAAAAGGCACAGGAGACCAGGCTGTTAGAATGAAAGCAATGCATGATGCAGAAGATATTTTGATGGATGAAATGCCCATAATTCCTATATATTTCTACACAAATCTTAATCTTATTAAACCATATCTAAAAGATTACTATATATCCGCTCTTGGGTATACAGATTTTAAATTAGCATATATCGAAGAACATTAA
- a CDS encoding ABC transporter permease yields MKKYIINRIFSMILVLVVVSSLTFFLAKAIPGGPFTKEKKVPDVILQRLEEKYHFDDPLWKQYVSYMGNLLKGDLGPSFRYDALTVNDIIAKGFPVSATIGFLAVLLSIILGLPAGIISAYRQNFWQDNTVMFASLIGISVPSFILATAFMYFFGLKFKILPIAGWGGFRYMILPAITLAAYPTAYIARLTRSSMLDVLSQDYIKTARSKGLSEFKVITMHALKNAILPVVTYMGPMIAAIFTGSFIIERLFFIPGLGKYYVTAIYDRDYTVILGTTIFYAFFLVTANFIVDILYAFLDPRITYAEKK; encoded by the coding sequence ATGAAAAAATATATTATAAATAGAATATTTTCGATGATACTTGTGCTTGTGGTTGTTTCGTCACTAACCTTTTTTTTGGCAAAGGCAATTCCTGGCGGTCCTTTTACAAAAGAAAAAAAGGTTCCCGATGTAATTTTACAAAGACTTGAGGAAAAATATCATTTTGATGATCCACTATGGAAACAATATGTATCTTATATGGGCAATCTCCTGAAGGGTGATCTAGGCCCTTCATTTAGATATGATGCTCTAACTGTCAATGATATCATAGCGAAGGGTTTTCCCGTTTCGGCTACAATTGGTTTTCTTGCGGTGTTGCTTTCGATTATACTTGGCCTACCGGCTGGAATAATATCTGCTTATAGACAAAACTTCTGGCAGGACAATACTGTAATGTTTGCTTCTTTAATTGGAATCTCTGTTCCTAGTTTTATTTTAGCAACTGCATTTATGTATTTTTTTGGGTTAAAGTTTAAAATATTGCCAATTGCAGGATGGGGTGGATTCCGTTATATGATTCTTCCTGCAATTACACTTGCTGCATATCCAACCGCATATATAGCAAGGTTAACCAGATCTAGCATGTTAGATGTGTTGAGCCAAGATTATATTAAAACAGCAAGATCTAAAGGCCTTTCAGAATTTAAGGTTATCACAATGCATGCGCTGAAAAATGCAATCCTTCCGGTCGTTACTTATATGGGACCAATGATTGCTGCAATTTTCACTGGTAGCTTTATCATTGAAAGATTATTTTTTATTCCCGGTCTTGGAAAATATTATGTTACAGCTATCTATGATAGAGATTATACAGTAATTCTTGGGACAACAATATTCTATGCATTTTTTTTGGTAACTGCAAACTTTATTGTTGATATTCTTTACGCATTTCTTGACCCAAGGATTACATATGCAGAAAAAAAGTAG
- a CDS encoding ABC transporter permease: MDGKKLFTPIKKEELGIKEFVRPPVGYWKDAWRRLKKNKLAMVGLVMIILLLLFAVLGPQLSPYKYDQTELINCYASMSKTHLFGTDAIGRDVFTRIAFGARISLAVGFVAAFISFFIGVFYGGISGFIGGKTDNIMMRIVDIFYSVPVLLIVILLMVILRPGLTNVFIALGIAYWVGMARIVRGQVLSLKEQEFTLAARALGASKRRILTKHLIPNTMGPIIITATLLIPNAIFFEAFLSFIGLGVSAPMASWGVLASDGIQGFRSYPNLLFIPAIFISLTMLSFNFLGDGLRDALDPRLRK; this comes from the coding sequence ATGGATGGGAAAAAACTTTTTACACCTATAAAAAAAGAAGAATTAGGAATAAAGGAATTTGTGAGACCACCAGTAGGTTATTGGAAAGATGCATGGAGAAGATTAAAGAAAAATAAATTGGCAATGGTCGGGCTTGTGATGATAATCTTATTGCTTTTATTTGCTGTTTTGGGTCCCCAACTTTCCCCTTATAAGTATGACCAAACTGAACTAATAAATTGCTATGCGTCTATGTCAAAAACGCATCTATTTGGCACCGATGCAATTGGAAGAGATGTTTTTACGCGAATTGCATTTGGAGCACGTATATCTCTTGCCGTTGGTTTTGTAGCAGCATTTATTAGTTTTTTTATAGGAGTTTTTTATGGTGGAATTTCAGGGTTTATTGGTGGGAAAACCGATAACATTATGATGAGAATTGTTGATATTTTTTACAGTGTTCCCGTGCTTCTTATTGTCATACTTCTCATGGTAATACTCCGGCCTGGTCTTACAAATGTATTTATTGCGCTTGGAATTGCTTATTGGGTTGGAATGGCGAGGATAGTCAGGGGGCAAGTCCTAAGTTTAAAAGAGCAGGAATTTACACTGGCTGCTCGTGCTTTAGGAGCAAGTAAACGAAGGATTCTAACAAAGCATCTTATTCCAAACACAATGGGTCCAATTATTATTACTGCAACTCTTCTTATTCCAAATGCAATTTTCTTTGAGGCATTCTTGAGTTTTATTGGGCTTGGTGTTTCTGCTCCAATGGCCAGCTGGGGTGTGTTAGCATCTGATGGTATTCAGGGTTTTCGATCTTACCCTAATCTTCTCTTTATCCCGGCAATTTTTATTTCATTAACAATGTTATCGTTTAATTTCCTCGGTGACGGCTTAAGAGATGCTTTGGATCCACGACTCAGAAAATAG
- a CDS encoding ABC transporter ATP-binding protein: protein MTQPTLKVENLTTQFFTYAGVVQAVRGVSFEIYPGEAVGLVGESGCGKSVTGLSIMRLIPNPPGKIVSGSVYLDRKNLLEFSEKEMRSVRGNEISMIFQDPMTSLNPVFSIGYQIMETLLLHQKITKKQAREKAIKLLDMVHIKSPEEVINRYPHQLSGGMRQRVMAAIAISCDPKIIIADEPTTSLDVTIQAQILNLLTDLKTKLNSSIVLITHNLAVVAGLCSRVLVMYAGLIMEEGTDMQIYNDPMHPYTWGLMKAVPKINEEEKERLMTIPGLPPDLLSPPEGCPFALRCDYAMQICFQKKPPFFEPKKGHKVACWLMDSRAPRVKRSM from the coding sequence ATGACACAACCAACACTGAAAGTTGAGAATCTTACAACTCAGTTTTTTACATATGCAGGAGTTGTCCAGGCAGTTAGAGGAGTTTCTTTTGAAATTTATCCTGGCGAAGCCGTTGGGCTTGTAGGAGAATCTGGATGCGGAAAATCTGTAACAGGATTATCTATTATGCGATTAATTCCAAACCCACCAGGCAAAATTGTTTCTGGGTCTGTCTACCTTGACAGGAAAAACCTTTTGGAATTTAGTGAAAAAGAAATGAGAAGCGTTCGTGGCAATGAAATCTCGATGATTTTTCAAGATCCAATGACCTCTTTGAACCCTGTTTTTTCCATTGGGTATCAAATAATGGAGACGCTATTGCTTCATCAGAAAATAACAAAAAAACAGGCAAGGGAAAAAGCAATTAAACTGCTTGATATGGTGCATATAAAATCTCCCGAAGAGGTTATCAATCGATACCCTCATCAATTAAGCGGAGGAATGAGACAAAGAGTGATGGCGGCAATTGCAATTTCCTGTGATCCAAAAATAATCATTGCAGATGAACCAACTACATCTCTTGACGTTACAATTCAGGCTCAAATATTGAATCTCCTCACCGACTTAAAGACCAAATTGAATTCGTCGATAGTCTTGATTACACATAATCTTGCTGTGGTAGCAGGCTTATGTAGTAGAGTACTTGTGATGTATGCAGGATTAATAATGGAAGAAGGAACTGACATGCAGATATATAACGACCCGATGCATCCGTATACCTGGGGGTTAATGAAGGCTGTGCCTAAAATTAATGAAGAAGAAAAAGAGAGACTTATGACAATACCTGGTTTACCGCCAGATCTTCTATCTCCTCCTGAAGGATGTCCTTTTGCACTAAGGTGTGATTACGCAATGCAGATATGTTTCCAGAAAA